ATTTCAATGGAGTTCTCGGCTTCGTCCGCTTTTTTAGGCTTCTCGCCGAATTGATGGTTGACCTCGCGGGCCAGCTCGCCGACTTCTTCGCTCATCCGCGCCAGCATGGACAATGGGCTGAAATAGCCCTCCTTAAATTGCGAGATATATTGGTCAACCTCCCGCTGAATATCGGCAAGAGATTTTTCAGACATCGCTCTCTTTCCTTTCTGTCCTCCATTGTACTCTCCATATGTTATCGCAAAGCGCCATTGAAAACAATGCTTTTGATTCGCCTTAAAAAGAGCCATAATAAGGTGAGATATGTCCATCCGGTGCCAGAATAGAGGAGTTGAACTTTACCTTGATGAAACGACTGCCGGCGCTGCTGCGGACCTTGCCCCTTGTCATGCTGGGAACGGCAATCTATGCGTTTGGACTGAATTATTTCATAATACCGAACGAGTTAATGGAAGGCGGCGTAACAGGCATTGCGATTCTGCTTAATTACGCTCTCGGCTGGCCCTTGTCCGTCTCCACGCTTGTGCTGAATATACCGCTTTTCCTGATCGGATGGCGAATTCTGGGCCGGACTCAGATCGGTTATTCCATTTTCGGAACGGTTTCGCTCTCCATCTTTCTCGCATTGATGGAAAGGCTCATCAAATTAGGCTGGATTATTCCTTTTCGGACTTCAAATGATTACATACTTGCCGCTCTGTACGCAGGTGTAACGCTCGGCCTCGGTCTCGGCATCGTGTTTCGG
This is a stretch of genomic DNA from Paenibacillus sp. sptzw28. It encodes these proteins:
- a CDS encoding nucleotide pyrophosphohydrolase: MSEKSLADIQREVDQYISQFKEGYFSPLSMLARMSEEVGELAREVNHQFGEKPKKADEAENSIEMELGDILFIVVCFANSLGIDLAEAHDRVMNKFNTRDANRWTRKNVEP